In Acidisarcina polymorpha, one DNA window encodes the following:
- a CDS encoding glycoside hydrolase family 76 protein, translating to MSSGVASAQGPSYGERASLAIGTLQTWYDLDSGLYKTTGWWNSANALTVLADFARIAKSRKYDFVFSSTLSTAQKTSPGFINKYYDDEGWWALAWIDVYDLTHDERYLASAALIFADMTYGWDQTCSGGIWWSKDRKYKKAIANELFLSVAARLALLTRDPRQRTTYLAWADREWQWFANSGMINPQQLVNDGLTESCKNNQRTVWTYNQGLGGLVALHAVSGDAATLSEAHRIARAALSSLTDQQGVLHDPCEPKCGGDGTQFKGVFARNLRALNEADPRPAYDRFVRTNADSIWNQVRPPDYHLCEGWSSTSGTPDASSQSSALDVLVTAAKLSATTRAIQ from the coding sequence GTGTCGAGCGGCGTCGCCTCGGCACAGGGCCCTTCTTATGGAGAACGGGCCTCTCTTGCGATAGGTACTCTTCAAACTTGGTACGACCTTGACTCGGGCTTGTACAAAACGACAGGCTGGTGGAATTCCGCAAACGCTCTCACCGTTCTTGCCGACTTTGCACGCATTGCCAAATCGCGCAAATACGATTTCGTCTTTTCAAGTACACTCTCAACCGCGCAGAAAACCTCGCCGGGATTCATCAACAAGTATTACGACGACGAAGGTTGGTGGGCACTCGCCTGGATTGATGTGTATGACCTCACCCATGATGAGCGCTACCTCGCTAGCGCCGCTTTGATCTTTGCGGACATGACGTACGGCTGGGATCAAACCTGCTCCGGTGGGATATGGTGGAGCAAAGATCGAAAGTACAAGAAGGCTATCGCAAACGAGTTGTTTCTCTCGGTCGCGGCACGGCTGGCCCTCCTGACCAGGGATCCTAGGCAGCGGACGACCTACTTGGCATGGGCCGATCGAGAGTGGCAATGGTTCGCCAATTCGGGCATGATCAATCCTCAACAGCTCGTAAACGACGGACTCACCGAATCATGTAAGAACAATCAGCGCACCGTGTGGACCTACAACCAAGGTTTGGGAGGGCTCGTCGCCTTGCACGCAGTCTCGGGTGATGCAGCTACTCTTTCTGAAGCCCACAGGATCGCCCGAGCCGCGTTGTCGTCCCTTACTGACCAGCAGGGTGTCCTTCACGACCCATGCGAACCGAAATGCGGCGGGGACGGCACGCAGTTCAAAGGTGTGTTCGCCCGAAATTTGCGAGCGCTCAATGAAGCCGACCCGAGGCCAGCTTATGACCGTTTCGTGAGGACGAATGCAGACAGCATTTGGAATCAGGTGCGTCCACCGGATTACCACCTCTGTGAAGGCTGGTCGTCAACGTCGGGGACGCCTGACGCAAGCAGTCAAAGCTCAGCTTTAGATGTCTTGGTGACCGCAGCGAAACTGTCAGCTACGACGCGTGCAATTCAGTGA
- a CDS encoding substrate-binding domain-containing protein: MKARKSAAIGMIVANLSDPFTASAVKAVQEVARANGHVVILASSGGYLDVERSEIESLVGRQIDGLIIAPADGRSDNFSDVIPPELKVVTFDQPVKNSPFDVVKIANRRSAKEATQHLLGHGFQRIVAIGARPHLYTCSERLAGYCDAISNASLEPRMCSVEHEMALTSEWLSDSVFKKHKADAIIPMNWVCTMLTLRGLRVLGKEPGRDVPILSFDDFDLADMLSPSISAVRQPAAQFGYEAARLLFNRLNGQASEKRASIVLSTELILRESCGCNLSGRRHPATRPRR, encoded by the coding sequence TTGAAAGCACGCAAATCCGCAGCTATCGGAATGATTGTTGCAAATTTGTCCGATCCGTTTACCGCCAGCGCCGTTAAAGCTGTCCAGGAGGTCGCCCGGGCCAACGGACATGTGGTTATCCTGGCAAGCTCCGGAGGCTATCTTGATGTCGAGCGTTCCGAGATCGAGAGTCTTGTTGGCCGACAAATCGACGGTCTGATCATTGCTCCCGCTGACGGCCGGTCTGACAATTTTAGTGACGTGATTCCCCCTGAGCTGAAAGTTGTAACTTTCGACCAGCCCGTCAAAAACTCCCCTTTCGACGTCGTTAAGATTGCCAATCGCCGCAGCGCTAAAGAAGCGACTCAACATCTGTTGGGTCATGGTTTTCAACGAATCGTTGCGATTGGGGCCCGTCCGCATTTATACACTTGCTCCGAACGTCTGGCTGGTTATTGCGATGCTATCAGCAACGCTTCACTGGAACCACGAATGTGTTCAGTTGAACATGAAATGGCGTTGACCAGCGAATGGCTCTCGGATTCCGTCTTCAAGAAGCATAAAGCGGACGCAATCATCCCGATGAACTGGGTTTGCACAATGCTTACGCTACGCGGTCTGCGAGTTCTTGGAAAAGAACCTGGGCGCGATGTTCCCATACTTTCCTTCGATGATTTCGACTTGGCGGATATGCTCTCACCTAGCATATCCGCCGTCCGTCAACCTGCTGCGCAATTTGGCTATGAGGCGGCCAGACTGCTGTTTAACCGGCTCAATGGGCAAGCGTCGGAAAAGCGCGCATCGATTGTACTGTCGACCGAGCTCATCTTACGTGAGTCTTGCGGTTGCAACCTATCTGGCCGCCGTCATCCTGCCACGAGACCTCGACGATAA
- a CDS encoding alpha-mannosidase, translating into MMRRLCTALVVTLLLDFVAPSVTSAQSAEQPDLSTQPTLYVVGYAHLDTEWRWEYPQVIDEYLRKTMEDNFALLEKYPHYTFNFSGANRYRFMKEYFPADFAKVKTYVNEGRWFPAGSSMEEGDVNTPSAEAIIRQILYGNDWFRGEFGKASAEYMLPDCFGFPASLPSILAHSGVRGFSTQKLTWGSSVDIGGRDSLERTPEGTPFNVGVWVGPDGESVLAGLNPGGYGGDIDTDLSKPLPPTPPNQTLVDAEKKISELQPRLQDARKNGQPVDRHDYEDLNAARQTRDAFSEWQGNYELQRFQDDWAARVELNGKVTGLFTDYHYYGTGDIGGAPHEARVKTLEAIVTKGKASLPGPGQRGSDDAKTSVQVGDGLVHVISATAEQMFLDITPKEEAGLPRYTGEMELTNHSAGSLTSQAYHKRWIRHEELLADAAEKSSIAAQLLGAKPYPLERLNGAWTLAMGAHFHDLAAGTATPRAYEFAWNDDVIALNQFAGVLSSAVEGVAASLKTTAKGVPLVVFNPLNIPREDIVEAAVAFPNGVPKAVVVTGPDGASVPAQISNGKVVFVAKMPSVGYAVYDVQTADAPVASSSALRVLQNELENAYYRVQLNADGDVASILDKGTGKELLSAPARLAISYDNPAYWPAWNMDWEQEQAKPKEFVSGPAQIRIVEDGPARVAVEVARNTAGSHFVQTISLAAGDGGRRVEFGNVIDWKTKESNLKATFPLTASNVVSTYNWDIGTIERPTAQIRKFEVPTHQWIDLTDASGKYGATVLTDSKVGSDKPVDNTLRLTLIRTPGVAEGYPDQATQDIGHHEFVYGIAGHSDDWRVSQTDWQAQRLNAPLLVFGTSQHEGSLGKEFSLLKISNPRIRVLAVKKAELTDEVVVRMVELDGKPQLDVKVSFAAPITAAREVNGQEQPVGSATISDGALATSFGAYQPRTFALRLGPLPSGAKGTQSTPVALPYDVATASNDDDPSRNGFDGKGNAYPAEMLPTQIRFNDVGFQLAAARTNTPNALAAKGQTIKLPAGSYNRIYLLAASADGDQKAVFKVGAQETELNIEDWVGFIGQWDDRRWNPPDVLHDHYGEMVGLKPGFIKRADLAWYSDHHHNFAGKNVAYAYSYLFAYALDLPAGAKTIKLPNNPSIRILAISLAEESPAVTPARPLYDVLPAMVADANSHD; encoded by the coding sequence ATGATGAGACGTCTGTGCACTGCCCTGGTCGTAACCCTGCTCCTCGATTTTGTAGCGCCGTCTGTCACAAGCGCCCAGTCTGCCGAACAGCCCGATTTGAGCACTCAACCGACCTTGTATGTGGTGGGCTACGCTCACCTGGATACGGAGTGGCGCTGGGAGTATCCGCAGGTCATCGACGAATATCTTCGTAAAACCATGGAAGACAACTTCGCATTATTGGAAAAGTATCCGCATTACACGTTCAATTTCAGCGGGGCCAATCGTTACCGCTTCATGAAGGAGTATTTTCCCGCCGACTTTGCGAAGGTGAAGACATATGTTAATGAAGGCCGATGGTTTCCGGCGGGGTCTTCGATGGAAGAGGGCGATGTGAACACGCCTAGCGCGGAAGCTATCATCCGGCAAATTCTTTATGGGAACGATTGGTTCCGCGGCGAGTTCGGCAAAGCTAGCGCGGAATACATGCTGCCGGACTGCTTTGGATTCCCAGCTTCGTTGCCGAGCATCCTGGCGCACTCGGGCGTCAGGGGCTTTTCGACGCAAAAGCTGACGTGGGGCTCATCAGTCGATATTGGTGGCCGGGACTCCCTGGAGAGAACGCCGGAGGGCACGCCGTTCAATGTGGGAGTGTGGGTGGGACCCGACGGGGAAAGTGTCCTCGCCGGCTTGAATCCAGGCGGCTATGGCGGCGACATCGACACCGACCTCAGCAAACCGCTTCCACCGACGCCGCCCAATCAAACTCTCGTGGACGCCGAAAAGAAGATTTCCGAATTGCAGCCTCGGCTCCAGGACGCCAGGAAGAATGGCCAGCCGGTGGATCGACACGACTACGAGGACCTCAATGCCGCCCGGCAAACGAGAGACGCTTTTTCCGAGTGGCAAGGGAACTATGAACTGCAGAGATTCCAGGACGATTGGGCCGCGCGCGTCGAACTCAATGGAAAGGTGACTGGACTTTTCACCGACTATCACTATTACGGCACCGGCGATATCGGCGGAGCGCCGCATGAAGCGCGGGTCAAGACGCTGGAGGCCATCGTCACGAAGGGCAAGGCATCGCTTCCGGGCCCAGGGCAGCGCGGCAGTGACGACGCCAAGACCTCGGTGCAGGTCGGCGATGGCCTGGTACACGTGATCTCGGCGACGGCGGAGCAGATGTTCCTCGACATTACGCCGAAAGAAGAGGCCGGCTTACCGCGCTACACCGGAGAGATGGAACTCACCAACCACTCAGCCGGCTCATTGACGTCGCAGGCTTATCACAAGCGTTGGATCCGGCACGAAGAACTGCTCGCGGATGCTGCGGAAAAGTCTTCCATCGCCGCTCAATTGCTGGGCGCGAAACCCTATCCGTTGGAGCGGCTCAATGGCGCCTGGACACTGGCGATGGGCGCCCACTTCCACGACCTGGCGGCCGGAACCGCTACGCCGCGCGCGTATGAGTTCGCTTGGAACGACGATGTGATCGCACTGAATCAATTTGCCGGCGTATTGAGCAGCGCTGTTGAAGGGGTCGCGGCAAGCTTGAAAACCACCGCCAAAGGAGTGCCGCTGGTGGTGTTCAATCCGCTCAATATTCCCCGGGAGGATATCGTCGAAGCGGCAGTCGCCTTTCCGAACGGAGTTCCTAAGGCCGTGGTCGTAACTGGTCCCGACGGTGCCAGTGTGCCGGCGCAAATCTCCAACGGCAAAGTAGTCTTCGTGGCCAAGATGCCATCGGTGGGTTATGCGGTCTACGATGTTCAAACCGCTGACGCGCCGGTCGCCTCGTCTTCTGCTCTCCGCGTCTTGCAGAACGAACTGGAGAACGCCTACTATCGCGTTCAGCTCAATGCGGATGGAGATGTCGCCAGCATTCTCGACAAGGGAACCGGCAAGGAGCTTCTCTCGGCGCCCGCCCGGCTGGCCATCTCCTATGACAATCCGGCGTACTGGCCGGCCTGGAACATGGATTGGGAACAGGAGCAGGCGAAGCCAAAAGAGTTTGTCTCCGGCCCGGCTCAGATTCGAATCGTTGAAGACGGGCCCGCCCGCGTTGCTGTCGAGGTCGCGCGGAATACCGCAGGATCGCACTTCGTTCAGACGATCAGCCTTGCGGCCGGCGACGGCGGAAGGCGGGTCGAGTTCGGCAACGTCATCGACTGGAAAACCAAGGAATCGAATCTCAAGGCGACCTTCCCGCTCACCGCGTCAAATGTAGTGTCTACCTACAACTGGGACATCGGCACGATCGAGCGGCCGACGGCCCAGATCAGGAAATTCGAGGTGCCGACTCACCAATGGATCGACCTTACCGATGCGAGCGGCAAGTACGGGGCGACAGTTCTGACCGACAGCAAAGTCGGATCGGACAAACCCGTAGACAACACGCTTCGCCTCACGCTCATTCGGACCCCAGGAGTCGCCGAAGGCTACCCCGATCAGGCCACGCAAGATATCGGACACCACGAGTTCGTCTACGGCATCGCGGGGCACTCAGACGACTGGCGCGTCTCGCAGACCGATTGGCAGGCGCAGCGACTCAACGCGCCGCTTCTTGTCTTCGGAACATCACAGCATGAAGGCTCGCTGGGCAAGGAGTTTTCGCTCTTGAAGATAAGCAATCCGCGCATACGGGTGCTGGCGGTTAAGAAAGCAGAACTGACCGACGAAGTCGTCGTCCGCATGGTCGAGCTCGATGGCAAGCCGCAGCTGGACGTCAAGGTCAGCTTTGCGGCGCCTATCACCGCCGCGCGCGAGGTGAATGGACAGGAGCAGCCGGTTGGATCGGCAACGATAAGCGACGGCGCGCTGGCGACCTCATTTGGCGCGTATCAGCCGCGAACCTTCGCGCTCCGTCTCGGCCCGCTCCCCTCCGGCGCGAAGGGCACGCAATCCACGCCGGTTGCCTTGCCCTACGACGTTGCCACGGCGAGCAATGATGACGATCCCTCCAGGAACGGCTTCGATGGCAAAGGCAATGCCTATCCGGCAGAGATGCTGCCGACGCAGATCCGCTTCAACGATGTCGGTTTCCAACTGGCCGCGGCCAGGACCAACACACCGAACGCGCTGGCGGCGAAGGGGCAAACCATCAAGCTCCCGGCGGGAAGCTATAACCGGATCTACCTGCTCGCGGCGTCCGCCGACGGCGATCAGAAGGCGGTTTTCAAAGTCGGAGCGCAAGAGACTGAACTGAACATCGAGGATTGGGTTGGCTTTATCGGCCAGTGGGACGACAGACGGTGGAATCCACCAGACGTATTACACGACCATTATGGCGAGATGGTGGGCCTGAAACCGGGCTTCATCAAGCGGGCGGACCTGGCCTGGTACAGCGACCATCACCACAACTTCGCTGGGAAGAACGTGGCCTATGCTTATTCCTATCTGTTCGCGTATGCCCTCGACCTTCCTGCCGGCGCAAAGACCATCAAGCTGCCCAACAATCCAAGCATTCGCATTTTGGCAATCTCACTGGCGGAAGAAAGCCCGGCGGTCACCCCGGCACGACCACTTTATGACGTTCTCCCTGCAATGGTTGCTGACGCCAATTCACATGATTGA
- a CDS encoding SgcJ/EcaC family oxidoreductase, which yields MRVAWDAGDAAAFAAQFIEDATYVLWSGDSLSGRSEIERGHIDVLRRGTRMKVKVLSIKPLTEDVAIVLTASGAGKDATIRYEKLQTLMMIRRSDRWTCAAFQNTDMSPRAKSLYNSSQ from the coding sequence ATTCGGGTTGCGTGGGATGCCGGCGACGCAGCCGCGTTTGCCGCTCAGTTTATTGAAGATGCGACTTACGTGCTCTGGTCAGGCGACTCTCTTTCGGGTCGATCTGAAATCGAAAGAGGACACATTGACGTGCTGAGAAGAGGCACCCGAATGAAGGTCAAGGTGCTGTCCATAAAACCTCTGACGGAGGATGTCGCGATCGTCTTGACCGCCAGTGGGGCTGGGAAAGATGCAACGATCCGCTATGAGAAGCTGCAGACGTTGATGATGATTCGGCGTTCCGATCGATGGACCTGTGCCGCCTTCCAAAACACCGATATGAGTCCACGAGCAAAGAGTCTCTACAACTCCTCGCAATGA
- a CDS encoding glycoside hydrolase family 125 protein, translating to MSRVIAGASLLSVVPKSAFPQTTGSASSKRPLPADRKFRSRALEAYILDIAARIQDPALSALFTDCFPNTLDTTVEPGRFEGKPDTAVITGDIPAMWLRDSSAQVWPYLPLASKDAALRELLEGVVRRQTRCLLIDTYANCFMADLNAPPLEGSRHDKTDMKQGVGERKYELDSLCYPIRLSHGYWRSTGDVRPFDASWKRAMQNALSTMQVQQRKHGPGPYTFQRDAPNPTDSLVNGIGNPANPIGLIASCFRPSDDACIFPFLTPANLFAISCLRQLATMANSILNDTVMANQASALADEVHAALLQHAIASTDSGTIWCYEVDGFGGSALMDDANVPSLLSLPYLDSSPDAALYARTREFVWSDRNPWFFRGKAGEGIGGPHIGRYSIWPMSQIIYALTSISPREIGRSIQMLKAAAAATGFIHESYNRDNSAIFTRSWFAWANTLFGELIGKTAQLHPELLA from the coding sequence ATGAGCAGAGTCATAGCCGGCGCGAGTCTGCTATCGGTCGTTCCGAAATCCGCCTTTCCGCAAACAACCGGATCTGCTAGCTCGAAGCGGCCGCTTCCCGCTGACCGTAAGTTTCGCAGTCGCGCGCTAGAAGCGTACATTCTTGACATAGCTGCCAGGATTCAAGATCCTGCGCTGAGCGCCCTATTTACAGACTGTTTCCCCAACACACTGGATACCACGGTCGAGCCAGGTAGGTTTGAAGGTAAGCCGGATACCGCCGTGATCACCGGAGACATTCCCGCAATGTGGTTAAGGGATTCTTCAGCCCAGGTGTGGCCTTACCTCCCACTCGCTTCAAAAGATGCCGCTTTGCGTGAGCTTCTCGAAGGGGTGGTCCGCAGGCAGACCCGCTGCCTATTGATTGATACTTACGCGAATTGCTTCATGGCCGACCTCAATGCGCCCCCTCTGGAGGGAAGCCGGCACGACAAGACCGATATGAAGCAGGGCGTGGGCGAGCGCAAGTATGAGTTGGACTCCCTCTGTTACCCGATTCGGCTTTCCCATGGTTACTGGAGGAGTACCGGGGATGTCCGCCCATTTGACGCGAGCTGGAAGCGTGCAATGCAAAATGCTCTCAGCACCATGCAGGTGCAACAACGAAAACACGGCCCGGGACCGTATACTTTTCAGCGCGACGCGCCCAACCCAACGGACTCGTTGGTCAATGGCATCGGAAACCCCGCAAATCCGATAGGCCTCATCGCCTCCTGCTTTCGGCCGTCTGACGATGCCTGCATCTTCCCCTTTCTGACGCCGGCTAACCTTTTCGCCATCAGTTGTCTCCGACAGCTGGCAACCATGGCCAACTCCATTTTGAACGACACGGTCATGGCCAATCAGGCCTCGGCCCTGGCCGACGAAGTCCACGCCGCGCTGCTGCAGCACGCCATCGCCTCTACTGATTCGGGCACAATATGGTGCTACGAGGTCGATGGCTTCGGCGGTTCCGCTCTTATGGACGATGCTAACGTTCCAAGCTTGCTGAGTTTGCCCTATCTCGATAGCTCCCCGGACGCGGCATTGTATGCACGAACGCGGGAGTTTGTCTGGAGCGATCGGAATCCGTGGTTCTTCCGGGGCAAGGCGGGTGAGGGTATCGGCGGTCCGCATATCGGCCGCTACAGCATATGGCCTATGTCACAGATCATCTATGCGCTTACTAGCATTTCTCCCCGCGAAATTGGTCGCTCAATTCAAATGTTGAAGGCGGCCGCCGCCGCTACCGGGTTCATCCATGAATCGTATAACCGGGACAACTCGGCTATTTTTACCAGGTCGTGGTTTGCCTGGGCGAATACGCTTTTCGGAGAACTGATCGGAAAAACCGCTCAGTTGCATCCGGAGCTGCTCGCATGA